The Papaver somniferum cultivar HN1 unplaced genomic scaffold, ASM357369v1 unplaced-scaffold_85, whole genome shotgun sequence nucleotide sequence gtttgcaacatttatcttcaaatTTGCAACgcttatcttcatcataacagttgagacttgaaacagtcggtctgtgaTGCTCTGgcgctgttgcagatttcctgtttcattgttttctcttcttgtagacaccttttgatccataattaaatattttgagattatgattaatatgaggagataaacccccacactgggacgacggaggaggccaaacttcatacttggggtaatttcatttaattctttttttatgacttttacattaatttaaaattgaaatatgattcaaattaattagttgtgattcaattagataggttatgctttgtttagataatctatgtttaggggatacaattaatgttttgaggatctactttggcaaaacaagagtcggtgttttatttatttattgaacgataattgttgagaataaatcattgagccctatgttatgaaaattggccgaatcattagtcccggtactctcacccattgttaatattattatttttgtatatatttgttttctgtttagtctaaaaaattatccttcacaagttcgagagtttgaaccttattactacaaccacgaaaaatcactAATCATCAAACTATGGCATGGATTGTTGAATAAACGAGGCCACAGTATTGTACTCCTACGGAAGGCCATTAACAAGTTGGATAACCAATCGATTTTCATTCATGGGAAAATCAAGATCACTTAAACGATGTGAAAGTGCCTGTATCTTATCACAGTAATCATCAACACTGTTACAATCAATAAATTTTAGGTTTACAAACTTACTTCCAAGGGTTACAGCTCGACTGCCTTTGTTTTCTTGGAAAAGACGTTGAAGATGATCCCAAATCTGCTTTGCAGTGGTGCCGGATTTGAGGACCATAAGCATCAGGTCCTTTGCCATGGTTGCGAACATCCATTGTCGACATAGGGCATCCAGTTGAAGAATGGTGGAGGCGTCGAGTTCCGGTGGTGGTGATGTGCCGTCAATGAGAAAAGAGAAGTTGTGAGcctgaagatgaagttgaaagaGGAAAACCCATGAAGAATATTCATCTTGCTTGATGTCTAAAAAGATTGGTATGAGATTTTTAATGTTTGTGACGGCAAAAGCCGGATGCAAGGATTTTTTATCACCTGCCATGGATTGTTGAGATTGTgaggatgagaagaagaagaagaaaagaaaaaaaattggatcaaGGTTTGGCTATATATTGATACCATGTCGGATTTAGAATCCGTTAGGGTTTCTCCCCTTCCTCATttttaagtttgcacaatttttaaggcaagcaaggaaaatagtacttttaagcattttttttacaattatacccttatggataataactagtgaaatttaaaaatggtttatctctcaaaatactccacggatgttcgccaacttcatacaattgaaaagcattttaaaacacctacgtaacgaatataaacatgtctgtcaaattatgcatatttcatatattttttataattaactaaaaggataatttcggaatatctcattgtttagtgatataagtcacttatcattgggacaaatCTAAAATCAGATAGATCACTTAATAGTTGGACGGAGGTAGTATATCTCAGTATGGTTTCCATGACAAAGTATGGTGCGAGTTTGTCTTTTGTGATGGAGGTTACCGAAAATGATTCTCATGTCTGCAATACAGAAATGAAAatggatataaaaaaaaaacaaaagaaacatgCATTGCATAGCATATGTGAAAGAATTGGCGTTATTATGTTAATGAAATACAAGAGTCAGTTTTGTAAACGGATAGGCATTTTGTACAATAGCGAGTTTGGGTCGTAGAAATATAGCCGTTGTTGCGTGGTAAAATGTTAGAAGACTAGTGAACtatttattcttttagcataAGTGCTTTTTTAATTTTGGTGTAGTCTCCCGAAAATCCAACAACTATACCCAATGAAATAATATGAACACAAAATCTAATTTATGGAGGTAAACTCAAATATTCATGATATTATATACCTCTTGACACTAACTATGATCTTCAAACAAACTGCTATACTGAGAGTACGGTGTTTTTAcaattatcagagtgttcaagCATACAACAACGCAAATGATAAGTAAAGCTAAAACCCTAAATGGGTCATTTTCTCTCTTCCAAGTGGTTTCTATTTCTCTgactgatttctctttttccattATTCGAatatttatataaataaatatcaaGGTAGAAGATAACTGAGTTCACGTGTAAAATCTCTGTTAACTGATCTCTGTTCAATCTGTCTTATTTGCCAGGTTTTTTGGAGATGTAGTTGCATTTCGCGTGGCTCCTTCGTGTTCTTCATGGTAGGTCGTGCTATGTTTGTCGTCTGGACGTTTTTCGTGCATCTTTCTCCTTATCGCATAATTACCATTCCCATTCGCctaatgtttttcttcttcattttaat carries:
- the LOC113345999 gene encoding uncharacterized protein LOC113345999 yields the protein MAGDKKSLHPAFAVTNIKNLIPIFLDIKQDEYSSWVFLFQLHLQAHNFSFLIDGTSPPPELDASTILQLDALCRQWMFATMAKDLMLMVLKSGTTAKQIWDHLQRLFQENKGSRAVTLGSKFVNLKFIDCNSVDDYCDKIQALSHRLSDLDFPMNENRLVIQLVNGLP